A section of the Hypomesus transpacificus isolate Combined female chromosome 1, fHypTra1, whole genome shotgun sequence genome encodes:
- the LOC124466643 gene encoding uncharacterized protein LOC124466643, which produces MEARSIQSSHKWTSEETCQLISFRAANELKFLKSKYAAKQQWEALIKDIGLEEKVTGQQAAKKWENLKQRYKELRTPKTGSGTDRGEVTAATWQFYEDMHEVLGARPSLDPPVVVASFNEDPTPIRMEIVEPSSPASTSAVGFAPRSETSAMAGPPTPSPHKKRKRYNQEILDFLTEESSKEQRRHEESEAKTERFLVLFEKLVEKL; this is translated from the exons ATGGAGGCTAGATCGATCCAAAGCTCCCACAAAT GGACGTCGGAGGAAACCTGCCAGCTGATCAGCTTTCGGGCTGCAAACGAGCTGAAATTTTTGAAATCCAAATACGCTGCAAAGCAACAATGGGA GGCACTGATTAAGGACATTGGGTTGGAGGAAAAGGTAACTGGCCAACAAGCAGCAAAAAAGTGGGAGAACTTGAAACAAAGATACAAG GAACTACGAACTCCCAAAACAGGGTCAGGTACTGACCGGGGGGAAGTGACCGCTGCTACCTGGCAGTTTTACGAGGATATGCACGAGGTGCTGGGTGCCAGGCCCTCACTCGACCCTCCTGTGGTGGTGGCATCCTTTAATGAAGATCCCACACCTATCCGCATG GAGATTGTTGAGCCCTCATCCCCAGCCAGCACGTCGGCAGTTGGTTTCGCACCCAGGTCTGAAACCTCTGCCATGGCAGGCCCCCCAACTCCATCAccccacaaaaaaagaaaaagatacAACCAGGAAATCCTGGATTTCCTCACTGAGGAGTCCAGTAAAGAACAGAGGCGCCACGAGGAGAGCGAGGCCAAGACGGAGAGGTTCTTGGTCCTCTTTGAAAAACTGGTGGAGAAATTGTAG